The following coding sequences lie in one Primulina huaijiensis isolate GDHJ02 chromosome 2, ASM1229523v2, whole genome shotgun sequence genomic window:
- the LOC140956838 gene encoding uncharacterized protein has product MIGLIEKLVGLDVVIHSKFSADILLLSLPALFDEFVVYFTMNKLEDTLEELINMLTTYETTIKKEKLVILLGSSSGTKKGVQNKGKKRSVPPKKNKPNKKPYKKPNLGTTKPYKSEHFCFHYNKPGHLRRNCTKYVAQKCSGHGDGKKQET; this is encoded by the exons atgattgggctcatcgagaagttggtgggactcgacgTGGTTATTCATAGTAAATTCTCGGCTGATATTCTCTTGTTGTCATTGCCTGCCTTGTTCGATGAATTTGTTGTTTATTTCACTATGAACAAGCTTGAGGACACCCTTGAAGAGTTGATCAACATGCTTACTACTTATGAGACCacaatcaagaaagaaaagctTGTTATCCTATTGGGCTCATCGTCCGGCACGAAAAAGGGAGTCCAAAATAAAGGCAAAAAGCGTTCTGTCCCaccaaagaagaacaagcccaacaagaagccatacaagaaacctAATCTGGGGACTACAAAGCCTTACAAGTCAGAACATTTCTGTTTCCACTacaacaagcctggacatttGAGGCGTAATTGCACGAAGTATGTTGCCCAGAAGTGTTCTGGCCATG GTGATGGGAAGAAACAAGAGACTTAG
- the LOC140959379 gene encoding uncharacterized protein: MDEEKGKLDSVREWIVENKLRAVGSLWASGIVGSMAYNWSQPNMKPSVKIIHARLHAQALTLAALAGAAIVEYYDHKSGAKAERVAKFLELHEHEHKN; the protein is encoded by the exons ATGGATGAAGAGAAGGGAAAACTTGATTCTGTTAGGGAATGGATCGTGGAAAACAAGCTTCGAGCTGTTG GGAGTCTATGGGCCAGTGGAATTGTGGGTTCGATGGCGTATAATTGGTCTCAACCAAACATGAAACCCAGCGTTAAGATCATTCACGCCAG GTTGCACGCCCAAGCTCTTACTCTCGCAGCCTTAGCCGGGGCTGCCATTGTCGAGTACTACGACCATAAGTCAGGAGCAAAAGCGGAACGCGTTGCAAAGTTTCTGGAGCTGCACGAGCATGAACACAAGAATTGA